Sequence from the Streptomyces mobaraensis NBRC 13819 = DSM 40847 genome:
GAACTGCCCGAAGGGGTCACCGCGAAGGACCTGATCCTCGCCGTCATCGCGGAGATCGGCACCGGCGGCGGCCAGGGTCATGTCATCGAGTACCGCGGGTCCGCGATCGAGAAGCTCTCGATGGAGGCCCGGATGACCGTCTGCAACATGTCCATCGAGGCCGGCGCCCGGGCGGGCATGATCGCCCCGGACGAGACCACGTTCGCCTATCTGAAGGACCGCCCGCACGCCCCCCAGGGCGCCGACTGGGACGCCGCCGTCGCCCACTGGCGCACCCTGCGCACCGACGACGACGCCGTCTTCGACCGCGAGGTCGTCATCGACGCCTCCGCCCTCTCCCCGTTCGTCACCTGGGGCACCAACCCGGGGCAGGGCGCGCCGCTGTCGGCAGCCGTCCCCGACCCCGCTTCGTACGAGGACGCTTCGGAGCGCTCCGCCGCCGAACGCGCCCTGGAGTACATGGGGTTGACGGCCGGTCAGGCGCTCCGCGACATCGCCGTGGACACCGTCTTCGTAGGCTCCTGCACCAACGGCCGGATCGAGGACCTGCGGGCCGCCGCGGACGTGCTGCGCGGCCGCGCGGTCGCCGACGGGGTGCGGATGCTGGTCGTCCCCGGGTCCGTCCGGGTGGCGCTGCAGGCGGTCCAGGAGGGGCTCGACGCGGTGTTCACCGCGGCGGGCGCCGAGTGGCGGCACGCCGGCTGCTCGATGTGCCTGGGCATGAACCCCGACCAACTGGCGCCGGGCGAGCGGTCGGCGTCGACCTCCAACCGCAACTTCGAGGGCAGGCAGGGCAAGGGCGGCCGGACGCACCTGGTCTCGCCGCAGGTCGCCGCCGCCACCGCCGTGCTCGGCCGGCTCGCCTCGCCCGCCGACCTGCCGGCCGGCCCGGTGCTCGCCGCCTGAGCGGCGCGGCGCACCCCACCCCAGCACCCCACCCACGAGGAAGAGCAGCTCATGGAAGCGTTCACCGCACACACCGGCCGGGCCGTGCCGCTGCGCCGCAGCAACGTGGACACGGACCAGATCATCCCGGCGCACTGGCTGAAGAAGGTCACCCGCGACGGTTTCGAGGACGGCCTCTTCGAGGCGTGGCGCAAGGACCCGGACTTCGTCCTCAACGACCCCGCCCGCGCGGGCGCCTCCGTGCTGGTCGCCGGACCGGACTTCGGCACCGGCTCCTCCCGCGAGCACGCGGTGTGGGCGCTGCAGAACTTCGGCTTCAAAGCCGTGATCTCCGCACGGTTCGCGGACATCTTCCGGGGTAACTCGCTCAAGAACGGTCTGCTGACGGTCGTCCTGCCGCAGGAGACCGTCGAGCGGCTGTGGGAGCTGACCGAGGCCGACCCCACCGCGGAGGTCACCGTGGACCTCGTCGCCCGTCAGGTGCGGGCCGAGGGCATCACGGCCGATTTCAGCCTTGACGAGAACGCCCGGTGGCGGTTGCTGGAGGGGCTGGACGACATCGGGCTGACCCTCCGGCACGAGTCCGCCATCGCCGCCTTCGAGACCCGCCGGCCGTCCCACAAGCCGTCCACGGCCCAGGTCTGAGGCCGTTTACCGGCCGCTCCGGGGCCCGATTTCCCGCCCGTTCGGCCCAGCGCCCAGGCCCCGGAACCACCCTCGATTTCCGCTGTTCACCCCAGGTTTGGCATGATGCGCCCCCTGTCTTCGGACAGGGGGCGCACCGCGTTGTTGAGGCCCTGTGAGGCGACAACTCGCCTCAGATGGCACAATCGGTGCATGGAACGCGACAGCCAACTCGGGCTCTACCGGCTCGTCGCCGACCAACTCAAGGAAGCGCACTCCCGAGTGCGCGCACTGCAAGTCCCGGAGGGCGTACGGATGGCGCTGTCCCGGAAGCTGCTGGCCATCACGGCCGTGGCAAAACACGATCTCTCAGGCGCGGCAATGCGTCTGGACCGGCTGATGAAGGACCTCGACGAGGGCCGTTTCCCTTCAGAGCGCGGCACCGACGGAACTCCGTGATGGGTCGGGTTCGTTGCGGCACAAGGGTGATTAGACCGTTTCGTGTTTGATTTGCGGTATATATCTGCCTAACGTGCGAAAACGCTGGAACAAATTCCAGCAGGTGTCTCCGAAGGGGAAGACGTGAACAAGGCGCAGCTCGTTGAAGCGATTGCCGACAAGCTCGGCGGCCGTCAGCAGGCCGCTGACGCGGTCGACGCGGTACTCGACGCGATCGTTCGTGCGGTCGTCGCCGGCGACCGGGTCTCGGTCACCGGCTTCGGTTCGTTCGAGAAGGTCGACCGCCCGGCCCGTTACGCCCGCAACCCGCAGACCGGCGAGCGCGTCCGGGTCAAGAAGACCTCGGTGCCCCGCTTCCGCGCCGGTCAGGGCTTCAAGGACCTGGTGAGCGGCTCGAAGAAGCTGCCCAAGGGCGGCGAGGTCGCGGTGAAGAAGGCGCCCAAGGGCAGCCTTTCCGGTGGCAAGGCCACCACCAAGGCCGCGGCCAAGAAGGCCACCGCCAAGAAGACGGCCGCCAAGAAGGCGACCACGGCGAAGAAGGCGACCACCGCCACCAAGGCCACCACCGCCAAGAAGACCACGGCGGCGGCGAAGAAGACCACCGCCAAGAAGACCGCACCCGCCACCAAGGCGGCAGCGGCGAAGAAGGCGGCGCCGGCGAAGAAGACGACCGCAGCCGCGGCCAAGAAGACCACGGCGAAGAAGACCGCCCCGGCGAAGAAGGCCACGGCGACCAAGGCTCCGGCGCGCAAGACCACGGCGCGCAAGACCACCGCCAAGAAGGCCGCGGCCAAGAAGAAGTAAAAAGCCGCTGACGGCGTCACGCGCCGGGCCGGGCTCCCTTCGGGGAGCCCGGCCCGCGGTGCGTTGAGGCGGGGAAAGCCGCGAAAGCCGGGAGCGCCGTGCCGCGCGGGGCCCGTACGGGTCGCTGTACGGCCCCTGGAGCCTCTCGCGCCCGCTCCGGGGTCTCCCTGATGCCGGAGGGGCCGGGGGAGTTCACACCGGCCGCCAGGGGACCGTGGAAGCGCCACGGCGCCACGGAAAGCCGTCCGGGCGTCAGAAGGTCTGCAGCGTCACCAACGTCACACGCCGCCGCCCCGGCTCGCCCGTGCTTCCGTCCGCCGCGTCCGCCAGCTCGATCCGCACCCGCTGCCCCGGCCGCAACAGCCGCAGACCGCCCGCGTCGAACGCCCCGGCGTCGAACGGCACCGGGGTGCCGTCGTCGAGGAGAACGCTTCCGCAGCGGGTCTCGGGGTCGTAGGTGTACGCGGTGGCCTGCATGTCCGAGAGCCTAGTCCGTCGCCGGGCCGGGCGGCCCGACGGCGGCCCACGCCCCGGCGGCCGCGGCCGTGCGGGGCCCCACGCCCAGGGCCAGTGCGGCCCGGAGGTCCGCCGGTGTGTCCACGTCCCGGCGCACGGAATCGACCCCCGGCAACCCGATTTCCCGCGCCCCGGAAGCCCGGTGCCGGGCGCGCGAGCGGCCCTCGAACGCCGGCGCCAAAAGCATTCCGGGAGCCGCCGCCAACAGCGTCGTCCCGATTCCCTCGGCATCCGCGAGAAATGCGCGCGGGAATTCCGCCGCCGAATCGAGCACCCGCCCGAGTTCCACCGGGCGCAGCGCCGGGAGATCCGCGTTCAGCGTCGCCACGCCCGCCCGCGGGCGGTGCGCCCGGACCGTCCGCGCCCCGTGCGCGAGCGCCGCGTTGAGGCCACCGCCGCCCGCCGGTTCGGCGACCGTGCGGGCTCCGGCCGCCCGCAGTTCCGCCCCGGCCAGCGGGTCGTCGGTGACGACCACCACATCCCGTACCGCCGCGCACGACAGCGCGGCCTCCACCGTGTCCAGCGCGAAGGCCAGCGCCAGCGCGGGCCGGCTCGCACCGGATCCGGCGCCCACGGCCGCCGCCAGCCGGCTCTTGGCCCGCGCCAGCGGCTTCAGCGGCACCACCAGCGTCCAGCGCACGGCACTCCCTCTTCTCGGTACACCCGGGCCTCCCCGGTCGCCACCGGCCCCTGCCGGCCCCATTGTCGCCCTCGGCCGCGCGCCGCCGCTCCGGGACTCCGGCCGCTGCCGCCGGAGGGGCACGGGGTTACGGTGTTCTCGACAGACCGGGTACCTGGCGCCACACTTGTCCGGCCCCGGGAGAGCAGCAGGCCCGTGGAAGCTTCCAGGTCCCAAGAGAAGGGTGTACGGGTGTCCCGCCACAGAATCGGCTTCTGGTACCGCTTTACGGCGGTGTTGGCGAAACCGCCGCTCGTGGTTCTGTTCAAGCGGGAGTGGCGCGGAATGGAGCACATTCCCGCCGACGGCGGCTTCATCACCGCCATCAACCACAACTCGTATCTGGACCCGCTCTCCTACGCCCACTTCCAGTACAACACCGGGCGGGTCCCCCGCTTCCTGGCCAAGGCCGGCCTCTTCCGCAACGGCTTCGTCGGCACCCTGCTGCGCGGCACCGGGCAGATCCCCGTCTACCGCGAGAGCACCGACGCGGCCAACGCCTTCCGCGCCGCCGTCGACGCCATCAACAAGGGCGAGTGCGTGGCCTTCTACCCCGAGGGCACCCTGACCCGCGACCCCGACCTGTGGCCCATGGAGGGCAAGACCGGCGCCGCCCGGGTCGCCCTGCTCACCAAGGCGCCCGTCATCCCGGTCGCCCAGTGGGGCGCCCACGAGGCCATGCCGCCCTACGCCAAGGAGAAGAAGGTCCGCCTCTTCCCGCGCAAGACCCTCAAGGTGATGGCCGGCCCGCCCGTGGACCTCAGCGAGTTCCACGACAAGGAGCCGACCGCCGAGGTGCTCCGCGCGGTCACCGACAAGATCATGACCGCGATCACCGAACTCCTCGCCGAACTCCGCGACGAGCCGGCCCCCGCCGAGCCGTACACCCTCAAGAAGGCCCGGGCGGCCGCCGCCGCCCGCCGACAGGCCGGCACCGGCCGCGAGGAGGACGGCAAGTGACGCGCTGCGCCGTCTTCGGCACCGGATCCTGGGGCACCGCCTTCGCGATGATCCTCGCGGACGCCGGCTGCGAGGTGACCATGTGGGGCCGCCGCGCCGCCGTCGTGGACGCCGTCAACAAGGGCGCCAACCCGGACTACTTCCCCGGCGTCGAGCTGCCCTCCGCCGTACGGGCCACCACCGACCCCGCCGAGGCCGCCGCCGGGGCCGCGTTCACCGTCCTGGCCGTGCCCTCCCAGACGCTCCGCGGCAACCTCGCCGCCTGGAAGCCCCTGCTGGCCGACGACACCGTGCTCGTCTCCCTGATGAAGGGCGTCGAACTCGGCACCGCCAAGCGGATGAGCGAGGTCATCGAGGAGGTCGCCGGGGTCTCGCCGGACCGGGTCGCCGTCCTCACCGGCCCCAACCTGGCCAAGGAGATCGCCGACCGGCAGCCCGCCGCCGCCGTCGTCGCCTGCCGCGACGAGGAGGTCGCCAAGCGCCTCCAGGCCGCCTGCCACACCGCGTACTTCCGTCCCTACACCAACACCGACGTCGTCGGCTGCGAGCTCGGCGGCGCCGTCAAGAACGTCATCGCCCTCGCGGTCGGCATCGCCGACGGCATGGGCCTGGGCGACAACGCCAAGGCGTCCCTCATCACCCGCGGCCTCGCCGAGACCACCCGGCTCGGCCTGGCGATGGGCGCCGACGCGCACACCTTCGCCGGACTCGCCGGGATGGGCGACCTCGTCGCCACCTGCTCCTCACCGCTCTCCCGCAACAACACCTTCGGCCGCAACCTCGGCCGCGGGCTGAGCCTGGAGGAGACCATCGCCGTCACCAAGCAGACGGCGGAGGGCGTCAAGTCCTGCGAGTCGGTGCTCGATCTGGCGCGCAGGCACCATGTCGACATGCCGATCACCGAGACGGTCGTGGGCATCGTGCACGAGGGCAAGCCGCCCATGGTCGCCCTGAAGGAGCTGATGGCGCGCAGCGCCAAGCCGGAGCGGCACTGAGACCGGCGGGGTCACCAGGTACGCTCAACGCGATATGAGCAGCGAGAACCCCACCCAGAGCCCCGGCCGCAAGCCGCGCGTCGCGGTCGTCTTCGGCGGCCGCAGTTCCGAGCACGCCATCTCCGTGGTCACCGCCGGCGCGGTGCTGCGCGCGATCGACCGCACCAAGTACGACGTGCTGCCGATCGGCATTACGCAGGACGGCCGTTGGGCGCTGACCACCGACGACCCCGAGCGGATGGCCATCTCCGGCCGTACGCTGCCCAGCGTCGACCGGCTCGCCGAGTCGTCGG
This genomic interval carries:
- the leuC gene encoding 3-isopropylmalate dehydratase large subunit gives rise to the protein MGRTLAEKVWEEHVVARAEGEPDLLYIDLHLLHEVTSPQAFDGLRKAGRPVRRTDLTIATEDHNTPTLDIDKPIADPVSRTQLETLRRNCAEFGVRLHPLGDVEQGVVHVVGPQLGLTHPGTTVVCGDSHTSTHGAFGALAFGIGTSQVEHVLATQTLPMSPFRTMAVTVEGELPEGVTAKDLILAVIAEIGTGGGQGHVIEYRGSAIEKLSMEARMTVCNMSIEAGARAGMIAPDETTFAYLKDRPHAPQGADWDAAVAHWRTLRTDDDAVFDREVVIDASALSPFVTWGTNPGQGAPLSAAVPDPASYEDASERSAAERALEYMGLTAGQALRDIAVDTVFVGSCTNGRIEDLRAAADVLRGRAVADGVRMLVVPGSVRVALQAVQEGLDAVFTAAGAEWRHAGCSMCLGMNPDQLAPGERSASTSNRNFEGRQGKGGRTHLVSPQVAAATAVLGRLASPADLPAGPVLAA
- the leuD gene encoding 3-isopropylmalate dehydratase small subunit, with translation MEAFTAHTGRAVPLRRSNVDTDQIIPAHWLKKVTRDGFEDGLFEAWRKDPDFVLNDPARAGASVLVAGPDFGTGSSREHAVWALQNFGFKAVISARFADIFRGNSLKNGLLTVVLPQETVERLWELTEADPTAEVTVDLVARQVRAEGITADFSLDENARWRLLEGLDDIGLTLRHESAIAAFETRRPSHKPSTAQV
- a CDS encoding HU family DNA-binding protein, translated to MNKAQLVEAIADKLGGRQQAADAVDAVLDAIVRAVVAGDRVSVTGFGSFEKVDRPARYARNPQTGERVRVKKTSVPRFRAGQGFKDLVSGSKKLPKGGEVAVKKAPKGSLSGGKATTKAAAKKATAKKTAAKKATTAKKATTATKATTAKKTTAAAKKTTAKKTAPATKAAAAKKAAPAKKTTAAAAKKTTAKKTAPAKKATATKAPARKTTARKTTAKKAAAKKK
- the cofC gene encoding 2-phospho-L-lactate guanylyltransferase: MRWTLVVPLKPLARAKSRLAAAVGAGSGASRPALALAFALDTVEAALSCAAVRDVVVVTDDPLAGAELRAAGARTVAEPAGGGGLNAALAHGARTVRAHRPRAGVATLNADLPALRPVELGRVLDSAAEFPRAFLADAEGIGTTLLAAAPGMLLAPAFEGRSRARHRASGAREIGLPGVDSVRRDVDTPADLRAALALGVGPRTAAAAGAWAAVGPPGPATD
- a CDS encoding lysophospholipid acyltransferase family protein; its protein translation is MSRHRIGFWYRFTAVLAKPPLVVLFKREWRGMEHIPADGGFITAINHNSYLDPLSYAHFQYNTGRVPRFLAKAGLFRNGFVGTLLRGTGQIPVYRESTDAANAFRAAVDAINKGECVAFYPEGTLTRDPDLWPMEGKTGAARVALLTKAPVIPVAQWGAHEAMPPYAKEKKVRLFPRKTLKVMAGPPVDLSEFHDKEPTAEVLRAVTDKIMTAITELLAELRDEPAPAEPYTLKKARAAAAARRQAGTGREEDGK
- a CDS encoding NAD(P)H-dependent glycerol-3-phosphate dehydrogenase: MTRCAVFGTGSWGTAFAMILADAGCEVTMWGRRAAVVDAVNKGANPDYFPGVELPSAVRATTDPAEAAAGAAFTVLAVPSQTLRGNLAAWKPLLADDTVLVSLMKGVELGTAKRMSEVIEEVAGVSPDRVAVLTGPNLAKEIADRQPAAAVVACRDEEVAKRLQAACHTAYFRPYTNTDVVGCELGGAVKNVIALAVGIADGMGLGDNAKASLITRGLAETTRLGLAMGADAHTFAGLAGMGDLVATCSSPLSRNNTFGRNLGRGLSLEETIAVTKQTAEGVKSCESVLDLARRHHVDMPITETVVGIVHEGKPPMVALKELMARSAKPERH